A DNA window from Tachysurus fulvidraco isolate hzauxx_2018 chromosome 4, HZAU_PFXX_2.0, whole genome shotgun sequence contains the following coding sequences:
- the zbtb18 gene encoding zinc finger and BTB domain-containing protein 18 isoform X3 — protein sequence MEFPDHSRHLLQCLSEQRHQGFLCDSTVLVGDAQFRAHRAVLASCSMYFHLFYKDQLDKRDVVHLNSDIVTAPAFALLLEFMYEGKLQFKSLPVEDVLAAASYLHMYDIVKVCKKKLKHKATAEADSTRREEDASSCSDRAESLSEGGSANLLASDDDEDESKRDNQCPQEPARIWARLASERTTSPGEAEAHGKSPAAAAASPSSSTGSLCPTGDCALDLSVKSSISATPSEARNPYLCGSATPDSLHSALVQVKVEKDTGSDDDELPSTEYEMEHSGLKEETANANGMHGGHNGHSVQRLGLGLEAHLTALREASLDRDSKDDGDGEVLGGESDRAQESPLLPYVSGMLGAAHAQIFMCPLCNKVFPSPHVLQIHLSTHFREQEGARTKPTSGDVNVPTCSICGKTFSCMYTLKRHERTHSGEKPYTCTTCGKSFQYSHNLSRHAVVHTREKPHACKWCERRFTQSGDLYRHIRKFHCELVNSLSVKSEALSLPTLRDWPLEDSSQELWK from the coding sequence ATGGAGTTTCCGGACCACAGCAGACATTTACTGCAGTGTCTGAGCGAGCAGAGGCATCAGGGCTTCCTGTGCGACTCCACCGTCCTGGTGGGCGATGCCCAGTTCCGCGCCCACCGTGCCGTGCTGGCCTCGTGCAGCATGTACTTCCATCTCTTCTACAAGGACCAGCTAGACAAGCGGGACGTGGTGCATTTAAATAGTGACATTGTAACGGCGCCAGCATTCGCACTGCTCCTCGAGTTTATGTACGAGGGCAAGCTGCAATTCAAGTCCCTGCCCGTGGAGGACGTGCTGGCAGCTGCCAGCTATCTGCACATGTACGACATTGTGAAGGTGTGCAAAAAGAAGCTGAAACACAAGGCCACGGCCGAGGCGGACAGCACCCGGCGCGAGGAGGACGCCTCCAGCTGCTCGGACCGAGCCGAGAGCCTCTCAGAGGGCGGCAGCGCCAACCTGCTGGCTAGCGATGACGACGAGGacgagagcaagagagacaacCAGTGCCCGCAGGAGCCGGCCAGGATTTGGGCACGGCTGGCATCAGAGCGCACGACCAGCCCCGGAGAGGCCGAGGCACATGGCAAGTCGCCTGCTGCTGCCGCCGCAAGTCCCAGCAGCTCTACAGGTTCACTCTGCCCAACTGGTGACTGCGCACTCGACTTGTCGGTAAAATCAAGCATTAGCGCCACTCCAAGTGAAGCCAGGAACCCGTATTTGTGCGGCTCTGCGACTCCAGACAGTCTGCACAGCGCTCTGGTGCAAGTGAAGGTGGAGAAAGACACAGGCTCAGATGATGATGAGCTGCCCAGCACCGAGTACGAGATGGAGCACAGCGGCTTAAAGGAGGAGACGGCAAATGCTAACGGCATGCACGGCGGTCACAACGGACACAGCGTCCAGCGGCTAGGACTCGGTCTGGAGGCACACCTTACTGCACTGCGAGAGGCCTCTCTGGATCGTGACAGCAAGGACGATGGAGATGGCGAGGTGCTAGGAGGTGAGAGTGATCGGGCACAGGAGAGCCCGCTGCTGCCCTACGTGTCAGGCATGTTGGGTGCGGCTCACGCCCAGATCTTCATGTGCCCCCTGTGCAACAAGGTGTTCCCTAGTCCACACGTGCTGCAGATCCACCTGAGCACACACTTCCGTGAGCAGGAAGGTGCACGCACTAAACCCACATCCGGCGACGTCAACGTGCCCACATGCTCCATCTGCGGCAAGACGTTCTCGTGCATGTACACGCTGAAGCGGCACGAGCGGACACACTCGGGCGAGAAGCCCTACACGTGCACCACATGCGGCAAGAGCTTCCAATACTCACATAACCTGAGCCGGCATGCCGTGGTGCACACGCGTGAGAAGCCACACGCCTGCAAATGGTGCGAGCGGCGCTTCACGCAGTCCGGAGACCTGTACCGTCACATCCGCAAGTTCCACTGCGAACTCGTCAACTCGCTCTCAGTGAAGAGCGAGGCACTCAGCCTTCCCACTCTCCGAGACTGGCCACTCGAGGATAGCTCGCAAGAACTGTGGAAATGA
- the zbtb18 gene encoding zinc finger and BTB domain-containing protein 18 isoform X1 — translation MVPMMHFLRREQSPRVTGYEDSMEFPDHSRHLLQCLSEQRHQGFLCDSTVLVGDAQFRAHRAVLASCSMYFHLFYKDQLDKRDVVHLNSDIVTAPAFALLLEFMYEGKLQFKSLPVEDVLAAASYLHMYDIVKVCKKKLKHKATAEADSTRREEDASSCSDRAESLSEGGSANLLASDDDEDESKRDNQCPQEPARIWARLASERTTSPGEAEAHGKSPAAAAASPSSSTGSLCPTGDCALDLSVKSSISATPSEARNPYLCGSATPDSLHSALVQVKVEKDTGSDDDELPSTEYEMEHSGLKEETANANGMHGGHNGHSVQRLGLGLEAHLTALREASLDRDSKDDGDGEVLGGESDRAQESPLLPYVSGMLGAAHAQIFMCPLCNKVFPSPHVLQIHLSTHFREQEGARTKPTSGDVNVPTCSICGKTFSCMYTLKRHERTHSGEKPYTCTTCGKSFQYSHNLSRHAVVHTREKPHACKWCERRFTQSGDLYRHIRKFHCELVNSLSVKSEALSLPTLRDWPLEDSSQELWK, via the exons ATGGTGCCCATGATGCATTTTTTGAGAAGGGAGCAGTCTCCACGGGTAACAG GTTATGAAGACAGCATGGAGTTTCCGGACCACAGCAGACATTTACTGCAGTGTCTGAGCGAGCAGAGGCATCAGGGCTTCCTGTGCGACTCCACCGTCCTGGTGGGCGATGCCCAGTTCCGCGCCCACCGTGCCGTGCTGGCCTCGTGCAGCATGTACTTCCATCTCTTCTACAAGGACCAGCTAGACAAGCGGGACGTGGTGCATTTAAATAGTGACATTGTAACGGCGCCAGCATTCGCACTGCTCCTCGAGTTTATGTACGAGGGCAAGCTGCAATTCAAGTCCCTGCCCGTGGAGGACGTGCTGGCAGCTGCCAGCTATCTGCACATGTACGACATTGTGAAGGTGTGCAAAAAGAAGCTGAAACACAAGGCCACGGCCGAGGCGGACAGCACCCGGCGCGAGGAGGACGCCTCCAGCTGCTCGGACCGAGCCGAGAGCCTCTCAGAGGGCGGCAGCGCCAACCTGCTGGCTAGCGATGACGACGAGGacgagagcaagagagacaacCAGTGCCCGCAGGAGCCGGCCAGGATTTGGGCACGGCTGGCATCAGAGCGCACGACCAGCCCCGGAGAGGCCGAGGCACATGGCAAGTCGCCTGCTGCTGCCGCCGCAAGTCCCAGCAGCTCTACAGGTTCACTCTGCCCAACTGGTGACTGCGCACTCGACTTGTCGGTAAAATCAAGCATTAGCGCCACTCCAAGTGAAGCCAGGAACCCGTATTTGTGCGGCTCTGCGACTCCAGACAGTCTGCACAGCGCTCTGGTGCAAGTGAAGGTGGAGAAAGACACAGGCTCAGATGATGATGAGCTGCCCAGCACCGAGTACGAGATGGAGCACAGCGGCTTAAAGGAGGAGACGGCAAATGCTAACGGCATGCACGGCGGTCACAACGGACACAGCGTCCAGCGGCTAGGACTCGGTCTGGAGGCACACCTTACTGCACTGCGAGAGGCCTCTCTGGATCGTGACAGCAAGGACGATGGAGATGGCGAGGTGCTAGGAGGTGAGAGTGATCGGGCACAGGAGAGCCCGCTGCTGCCCTACGTGTCAGGCATGTTGGGTGCGGCTCACGCCCAGATCTTCATGTGCCCCCTGTGCAACAAGGTGTTCCCTAGTCCACACGTGCTGCAGATCCACCTGAGCACACACTTCCGTGAGCAGGAAGGTGCACGCACTAAACCCACATCCGGCGACGTCAACGTGCCCACATGCTCCATCTGCGGCAAGACGTTCTCGTGCATGTACACGCTGAAGCGGCACGAGCGGACACACTCGGGCGAGAAGCCCTACACGTGCACCACATGCGGCAAGAGCTTCCAATACTCACATAACCTGAGCCGGCATGCCGTGGTGCACACGCGTGAGAAGCCACACGCCTGCAAATGGTGCGAGCGGCGCTTCACGCAGTCCGGAGACCTGTACCGTCACATCCGCAAGTTCCACTGCGAACTCGTCAACTCGCTCTCAGTGAAGAGCGAGGCACTCAGCCTTCCCACTCTCCGAGACTGGCCACTCGAGGATAGCTCGCAAGAACTGTGGAAATGA
- the zbtb18 gene encoding zinc finger and BTB domain-containing protein 18 isoform X2, whose amino-acid sequence MRTAGYEDSMEFPDHSRHLLQCLSEQRHQGFLCDSTVLVGDAQFRAHRAVLASCSMYFHLFYKDQLDKRDVVHLNSDIVTAPAFALLLEFMYEGKLQFKSLPVEDVLAAASYLHMYDIVKVCKKKLKHKATAEADSTRREEDASSCSDRAESLSEGGSANLLASDDDEDESKRDNQCPQEPARIWARLASERTTSPGEAEAHGKSPAAAAASPSSSTGSLCPTGDCALDLSVKSSISATPSEARNPYLCGSATPDSLHSALVQVKVEKDTGSDDDELPSTEYEMEHSGLKEETANANGMHGGHNGHSVQRLGLGLEAHLTALREASLDRDSKDDGDGEVLGGESDRAQESPLLPYVSGMLGAAHAQIFMCPLCNKVFPSPHVLQIHLSTHFREQEGARTKPTSGDVNVPTCSICGKTFSCMYTLKRHERTHSGEKPYTCTTCGKSFQYSHNLSRHAVVHTREKPHACKWCERRFTQSGDLYRHIRKFHCELVNSLSVKSEALSLPTLRDWPLEDSSQELWK is encoded by the exons ATGCGAACCGCAG GTTATGAAGACAGCATGGAGTTTCCGGACCACAGCAGACATTTACTGCAGTGTCTGAGCGAGCAGAGGCATCAGGGCTTCCTGTGCGACTCCACCGTCCTGGTGGGCGATGCCCAGTTCCGCGCCCACCGTGCCGTGCTGGCCTCGTGCAGCATGTACTTCCATCTCTTCTACAAGGACCAGCTAGACAAGCGGGACGTGGTGCATTTAAATAGTGACATTGTAACGGCGCCAGCATTCGCACTGCTCCTCGAGTTTATGTACGAGGGCAAGCTGCAATTCAAGTCCCTGCCCGTGGAGGACGTGCTGGCAGCTGCCAGCTATCTGCACATGTACGACATTGTGAAGGTGTGCAAAAAGAAGCTGAAACACAAGGCCACGGCCGAGGCGGACAGCACCCGGCGCGAGGAGGACGCCTCCAGCTGCTCGGACCGAGCCGAGAGCCTCTCAGAGGGCGGCAGCGCCAACCTGCTGGCTAGCGATGACGACGAGGacgagagcaagagagacaacCAGTGCCCGCAGGAGCCGGCCAGGATTTGGGCACGGCTGGCATCAGAGCGCACGACCAGCCCCGGAGAGGCCGAGGCACATGGCAAGTCGCCTGCTGCTGCCGCCGCAAGTCCCAGCAGCTCTACAGGTTCACTCTGCCCAACTGGTGACTGCGCACTCGACTTGTCGGTAAAATCAAGCATTAGCGCCACTCCAAGTGAAGCCAGGAACCCGTATTTGTGCGGCTCTGCGACTCCAGACAGTCTGCACAGCGCTCTGGTGCAAGTGAAGGTGGAGAAAGACACAGGCTCAGATGATGATGAGCTGCCCAGCACCGAGTACGAGATGGAGCACAGCGGCTTAAAGGAGGAGACGGCAAATGCTAACGGCATGCACGGCGGTCACAACGGACACAGCGTCCAGCGGCTAGGACTCGGTCTGGAGGCACACCTTACTGCACTGCGAGAGGCCTCTCTGGATCGTGACAGCAAGGACGATGGAGATGGCGAGGTGCTAGGAGGTGAGAGTGATCGGGCACAGGAGAGCCCGCTGCTGCCCTACGTGTCAGGCATGTTGGGTGCGGCTCACGCCCAGATCTTCATGTGCCCCCTGTGCAACAAGGTGTTCCCTAGTCCACACGTGCTGCAGATCCACCTGAGCACACACTTCCGTGAGCAGGAAGGTGCACGCACTAAACCCACATCCGGCGACGTCAACGTGCCCACATGCTCCATCTGCGGCAAGACGTTCTCGTGCATGTACACGCTGAAGCGGCACGAGCGGACACACTCGGGCGAGAAGCCCTACACGTGCACCACATGCGGCAAGAGCTTCCAATACTCACATAACCTGAGCCGGCATGCCGTGGTGCACACGCGTGAGAAGCCACACGCCTGCAAATGGTGCGAGCGGCGCTTCACGCAGTCCGGAGACCTGTACCGTCACATCCGCAAGTTCCACTGCGAACTCGTCAACTCGCTCTCAGTGAAGAGCGAGGCACTCAGCCTTCCCACTCTCCGAGACTGGCCACTCGAGGATAGCTCGCAAGAACTGTGGAAATGA